GtagtagaaactaaaataatacacataaattatcaaattgtatttttttatcctattgtcaaaatttttaaatttttatattgaaaatttaaattttaaaacatcaaaataaattggataaatttgttgaaaattttattcattGATGATGTCAATCAATTTGttaatataatactaaaattaaataatttaatctcTTTTAAATCTTAATTTATTGTATTTCTTGATTATCTTTAACAAAATCAACTTaaataattcatttaataattgtCTATGAAACTTAATTTTTTAGTATCTAATCTTGAATCTTCCATGCTAAGCTAAAGGAAAATCATTGCAATTAATTAAACTGATTGCTTGTTCTTCTTTTAAGTTAATTAATTGTaatatttttctttacttttagttTAACATGGAatcaatattatataataaaaagaaatttgagttttgtaggaaactattaaacaataatttttatttatggcTTTTGCAAAtaatttcaaaacattaaaataaattaaataaattaaattaaataaaatgttaaaattttttaactaTTGATAATATAAACCAATTTGTTactataattttgaattttaatatttaaaatttatttttcaaaatttaaatttaaaattttcaacaatggaataaataaatacaatttgACAACttatatgtattattttagtttctacatTTTGTATTATTTTACCCCAActcaatatttaaaaaatatttttcaagtaactaaaatgaaaatgaACTAAAATTTAGTAATCAAAACGAAAATGCAAACATTACGTGGGCGACCTAAAATATGCAGTTAACCGCTGTTAGTTAATGTTTGGGTGAAAGCACCCTAAaatttaaatgaccaaaataaatGCATTAAAAATTGAGCAACTACGGACGTAGTttaccttcttcttcttctttttttttttttttttttttttttttaagttttaaaagatGATGCCCATACGTAAAACACAAATATAGAACATAGCTACTTTTAAAAAAGTTGGAAGACAAGTTACCagtctttaatcaaattctcccAACTATAAGTAAACCCAAAAGATTTGATGGGCAAAAGAATAAGTAATTATACAAACAATTCATCAGGTTGATGAACAATTTTATGAATGATAAAGTTCTAGCCAATTTCCAAGTGTGGCTAAACCTAAAAAATTGGTTTCCCATGCTTATTGAATACTGATAAAATTGAATTCTTACCAAAAGAATGAAGACAAATTTAGATTAAAATCATACCTTCCTTCAAAATGGGCTTTGTTGGCAATGAAGGACAGCTTTGTAGCATTTCCCATATCATCAAAGACAGCTAATATTGTAGTTAAATATGAACTATCCGAACCACTAGATTGCATTCAATCCTGCAAGCTTGCGCAGTTTCTCACAGAGTATAAAGGTAATCGTAGTTTGTGGACCCAATCTCGCAAAAATGGCAAAGCCCCTGGTGAAAATGTAAAGATCGATATCCCGACTTTAGCACGTTAACATCAATGGGGAAAACGAGGATAAGCTAACAACCTCTTAACTTAGTGGCAAGATGCTTATGAGCTTTTGATAGTTAACAACCTCCTCATAGCATTGCTAAGAATTATTAACAATCTTCTACCACAACCTCTAGAGCTTAAACCTATGCGAATTGGACTCTATAGTGTGAGTGTTGGGCTCAGGTATgttcaaaatttttttcaaagtttttccATGTTTTTCGAGAGCCCTTGGAGTGCCATATTCTCATACTCATGCTCAAATGTATCAAGAACTAGTGTTAGACATGAGTATTTAAAGAAAAACGGAAGGTCGAAGCAATATAGGTTCAAACTCTAGCAACCCTACACCATCCCAGCATGATCAAAAGAAAAAATCTATACAGATTCACTGAGCTCATTAGTCCATTGAAGTTATCACCTATCCCTTTCAAATATATACAAGCAACAAGAACTTTTAAGAAGAAAATGACAATCAGAACATGAATATATGTCTTAACAATGAATGCCCAGCAACTAACTCTGCGGCTTCTGGCCTACATGCTATATGGATAATGCATTTATTTCTATTGACCGCAAATTTACAATGCAAGCatcaaaaaggaaaaaagaaagaatggaAACTTATGTAAATCTCACCCTTTATATAGTCCTCTGGGGCCTTCTGTACGAAGAACCTGAAACCAGGAACGGAGATGAATTGGAAAGAACATCAGTCTAGTTGTGTATTTATAATTAAAGGTCAccataaaaagtttaaaataaagcAAAAGTGTAGGAAATAGCATAACTCGTAGATAAATTTTGTCAAACCCTAGGAGTCCATATCAACCGACATCTATAACGAGGTTAAATCTATAATCTATGACCTCCAGCACCCCCAAAAATGTAAGGGCAAAAGATAACAACATGCTCATTCTTAGCAATTTTCTTCTGTTTTTGGTAGAAGCCCTCAGGAATGCCATAACATCCAACTTCAGACCTTATAATTAAAACAGTAGAATGTTCAGCAAGCCATAGTGTACAACAACAGAAGACATAACTTTGTGGTGTAGCAGCTGTGAATTTCAATGTAATAAGACATAAATTCTGGCTAACATGTACCAGGCTGTTAGCGTATTAAAAGGCGAATGGCAGAAGGCATTAATTTATTGTTCTCTTGGCCTACTTAAGGTGACTTTCATTTTGGTCCAACATCAATTCTATATTGTTAAGTCGTATTATCCAATATCTCTATCAAGCATTGAATTTCCTAAGGTCTGAGCCCCTCTACCAGTTACCAAATGGTTTAGATTGGATACATAAAATTCTATTAGAGACTAGACGTGTTCTGTTGTTCCTACTAACCCTATGTGAGGTTGACAAATCTCAATGAGGTTGGCCACATATAGGCCCTTGGTGAGCTGCATGAGACCGGAGTTTTAACTCTTAGGTAGTATTATTTCACATCTATTAAGTATTGATTTCTTGTGGTCTTATATTCAAGTTGAGCCCTCCACCTATTATCAATTGATTTTAGGTTGGATGCTTAATGAGTTCTAGTGAACACAAAACCATGTATCTAGTCCATGGCACCAAAGAAAACTAATAAAAGTAAATGAAAATTAgaatacaaaaagaaaaaaaaacttgaaatgaCAAAAACAACTTCTTATAGCAACAATGATGAAGGCAATATATAAAAAGCCACTAGAAATAAAACCAACCCAGTACCTGATATGCACAGTGAAATCCATTTTTATAGCTTCCTACAACACTTTCTCGTTGCAACATAAGACGGGTTTTAACCATGTCAATGGGTGCCGTAATAAGGGTGCTCACCAAGCCAGCTATTGTACTTGAGCTTCAATTGATGCAAAAGTCCAGGAATAAATAGTGTTAGAAAAACTTTCACTAACATAATGTCACATTCTAAAATATTAAGCTGACAGATAAAGTATCAATTTAAAACCCCTCTTTGCTCTCAAACCAAAAATTTGCTGGACGTAATATGTCCTATTTCCGAATGTTTCCTTTTTGCTAtaattttcaatttcatccataacATATCAACTTCAACAAGTCATATAGTCCAGTCAATATTTTGCAGTTTATCTTATCATATGTTCTTTCAATTACGTCAACGGGAAAGGGCAAAGAAATGAGAAAAAAGAAGCATAGGCAGTGTCATACGTAAGATGCAGGTAAAATCCTTCTTCAAGAGGCGTCCAATTCACCAATATCTGCATTAATAGCATTTTATACAACTTTAAAAGTGGAAAAGGCAAAGTGTAAGAAAAATGACCACAGGCACTCCCGCTGCATGATAAATCAAACACGATATAAATCATCCAACAACTTTGGAAATTACTTTGTGGATTTTCAAATCAAACCAAAAAACAGCATATTTCATATTTACCTGCTTGGATTCATCATATGTTGCAAGCTGTGAAGCAGTCAAGGCAGCAGCTCTAACTGAAGCAGGGCCAACACCTTTCCAAAGAGCACCTATTCCCTCTTTCGAGACGATCCTGCGCATTTCTGCAATTGGCCCTCTTTGTCTCAAATCTGAGTTCATCTGTAGCCGCACCTGATGGAAGAAAACGATTTCTTAGATCCACAATAAGATTAAAAGATTAGAATATGTAATGATGTAACATTACCTTCAGAACTTCTACAGGATTGGTGACGGCAGTTGAAATGGCACCGGAAAATGCTCCAGATGCAATTTTAAACAAGATATTGTTGGAACCAAAGGCCCTATCACAGGCATATTTTGATGGTTCATACAAGCCTAAACGTAAACCTCCATATAGAAGAGACCTAGTCAATGCAGGTGCCAATCCTAGATATAGAGACTTTGGTCCTTCATTTTTCATTACTTGAACAAATAATGGTCCCTGTTTATATCCATATAAATATCGAATTTTTGAATCAATTTAATCCTATAAACCAGTAAATCTTCTTCAGGGAAGTAAGACTAAAAGCATTGGTTAAATACCATTCCAATCAAAGGACCCCTCTGACCTACAAGCTGCATTTGTAGCCTAACTTTAAGCACATCTGCATGACGTGCATAGATAAATGAATTAGTTAAAGATTCAATCAAAATGAAGTTTTACTAATCCAATGTGAGTTCAAATCcccatatacatatttttattagttttttgttaaaataaaaaaaaaaactaaagtacACTCAAATAATacaacttattttaattacggaAGGATATTTATGTAACTTCCCTCGTGTTAATAATTTGTGCTATATATATATTGACATATTCATACATGCCCATTATTCTTTTCCCTGTCATGTAcagtgttttatttttttttcatcctATCCAATATTGTTAGTCTAATTCAAACTAAATAATGGGAAACTTCTCACTAATGGCATTCCACTTCATAATTTAAgaaaaaattctatcaattttaaaaaatttcaactaAACATTAATATTAACTGCAACCGCGCAATCCACCAAAAAAAATCAGATTTGATTAATTCATTAGATTTCTTTCTAGGTCCATTAACaaatcaaaggaaaaaaaaagagaattaaTCATTAAGTGATCAATGGCGCGaagcataaattaaaaataaaaaaaaattgaacctaGGGGATGAGTAAGTCCGGTGGCGACTGCGACGGAGATCCCACTTGTACCAAAGTGATAAAGTGCACCCGACGGAGACGATGCCGGAATTCGCTTCTCGTTAAACTTAAACGCACCTGCCAtggaaaattcaaaaatttttcaaaaataaaccgAACATGAAAAAAACATTCACGAACTCGTACTCACCATTGccattttccttgagtttctttttgtttttttctggGTAACCAAACAGATGAGAACATTTAAGGAGACTTGAAACCGACCTGAAAGTGAGGAATTTCGAGAAGACGAATTGCCATCCATTTTTGTTTGCTTTTTCCCCCTCTTTTTGTAATTTTCCGACCGTTTTGTTTTCAGGGCAGAAAAGGTCGCACGGTTGGGCGTTTCCGTTGGAAGAGGGATTTTGTAATGGAGTTGAAACGTCTTTATTAGTCAAATAGAGAACGGCGCCGTTTTCATGGATCATTTTTGGTTAATGGCGCTCGTGGAAAATgtttttccttaaaaaaaaaaaactatagccATGGTGATTCCAAATAGGGTTTGTcttattttagtatatatatatatatttttaatttagtcactctaaataagataattatgtgaatttagtcattatcactaatttttttttcttttaacggTTGCTAATATGACGCATTCGCACATTGAGTGACTGACACGTGACATTTTTTTGTTAacttttacttaaaatttaaggACCTCTCTATAATTAGTCCAATTTTTTTTTCCTCTGAACTTTATAGAGAGATACCTAAACTCTAGTCAAAAGTTAACAAAAAAATGTCACATATCAGTCACTCAATGGGCTAATGTGCTACGTCAGCAATtcattaaaagaaaaagagatttTAACAATAATGATTAATTCGcacaattattttatttagagtgattaaattgaaaaaaattaaagtgaccaaaataaaacaaaCCCTATTTTAAAGTGACCATGAGTGTAGTTTAACTTAAAAAGTGTTAAACTTAATAATTAAAAGGACATggttttttgtaaatattatatagaAATAGCAAGCTAACATATTATTATATAAGTGactatatttattacataaaattttaaaaatgataaaatttaatcaATAAATTTAACTATCACATTTTGAATACAAACTAAAATTCCAAATTTCAAAAAATACTGAAACAAAAATTACCCAAATTAGTGTCCAAACTTAAATCCATAACTTACATATTATCGGAGATTAATTGTAGATATAAACTTAATCAACCATATTATTGCAAATCGTGATTTCTTTCCCTagaaataatacataaaaaagtGAAAAGTTTATTCAAATAAGTTTTAATATAGGTTAGTCATtgaatttggtaatttttttaaaattaattcttaaatttttatcat
Above is a genomic segment from Gossypium arboreum isolate Shixiya-1 chromosome 8, ASM2569848v2, whole genome shotgun sequence containing:
- the LOC108468147 gene encoding uncharacterized protein LOC108468147 isoform X2 — encoded protein: MDGNSSSRNSSLSGAFKFNEKRIPASSPSGALYHFGTSGISVAVATGLTHPLDVLKVRLQMQLVGQRGPLIGMGPLFVQVMKNEGPKSLYLGLAPALTRSLLYGGLRLGLYEPSKYACDRAFGSNNILFKIASGAFSGAISTAVTNPVEVLKVRLQMNSDLRQRGPIAEMRRIVSKEGIGALWKGVGPASVRAAALTASQLATYDESKQILVNWTPLEEGFYLHLTSSTIAGLVSTLITAPIDMVKTRLMLQRESVVGSYKNGFHCAYQVLRTEGPRGLYKGGFAIFARLGPQTTITFILCEKLRKLAGLNAI
- the LOC108468147 gene encoding uncharacterized protein LOC108468147 isoform X1, producing MIHENGAVLYLTNKDVSTPLQNPSSNGNAQPCDLFCPENKTVGKLQKEGEKANKNGWQFVFSKFLTFRSVSSLLKCSHLFGYPEKNKKKLKENGNGAFKFNEKRIPASSPSGALYHFGTSGISVAVATGLTHPLDVLKVRLQMQLVGQRGPLIGMGPLFVQVMKNEGPKSLYLGLAPALTRSLLYGGLRLGLYEPSKYACDRAFGSNNILFKIASGAFSGAISTAVTNPVEVLKVRLQMNSDLRQRGPIAEMRRIVSKEGIGALWKGVGPASVRAAALTASQLATYDESKQILVNWTPLEEGFYLHLTSSTIAGLVSTLITAPIDMVKTRLMLQRESVVGSYKNGFHCAYQVLRTEGPRGLYKGGFAIFARLGPQTTITFILCEKLRKLAGLNAI